Proteins encoded within one genomic window of Granulicella pectinivorans:
- a CDS encoding sensor histidine kinase, which yields MATGGVFSVHIGLAGVKMRCESHRREKRLQAMCCGLAAGLACACIGPSAVGLEPSHRLTQYGHMVWRIQDGVFSGAPSAFAQTADGYIWIGTQSGLLRFDGVNFTPFRPSPKERLRSPNISSLLAARDGSLWIGTSAYLAHFKDGDLTNYLDVIGEVSQISESRKGDIWFSRRKTPDGAGALCRVAGARIACYGNVEGIPYKLAGPLLEGDEDDWWIAAASEVAHWNRGSSTIYAPAGLKANHQLDGFTALAKNADGSVWAGMEFSGKGLGLQRFSGGKWNPILISGFDSSSLAVTALLFDRDHSLWIGTKDKGIYRLNGASLDHFGSSDGLSSDTVHSLFEDQEGNIWIATSKGIDKFRDFKVVTYSKAEGLRADQVDAVLASGDGTIWMSDGTLESIRGRTVTSMGPRDGLPGRDVTSLLEDRFGKLWIGVDDKLFVREEGKFQQITDTNGGPVGAVEKLANGLNGTVWARSVKLPHRLLHIVNGKVIEEVEAPDGMRQRAFAPEPDGELLVGLESGDLAEYQARQWKVIPLHRIKATWHVVQFATAADGGILGATSSGVLGWKRGRAQDLNADNDLPCNRVYSLIFDSQKTLWLYASCGLLSISDSELARWWQDPKAKLKYRIFNVLDGAQPAPPSYQPQTSMSPDGKLWFANGSVLQQIDPLHLPANNILPPVHIEEIVADTREYPLQNNLALPALTRELQINYTALSFAIPQRVQFRYKLDGLENEWQNVGTRRQAFFTNLRPGTYRFHVIACNDDGLWNSVGDTIGFTIAPAYYQTRWFALMCVAASGAILWALYLMRLKQATYQLQERLNARMEERERIARELHDTLLQGFQGLMLRFQAVVKMLPIEAVARQTMEQVLDRADEVLLEGRQSVRDLREEGTSATEMCEALRQCGEELAQNHTASFSLMIVGEPKAMATVVFNESYRIAREALVNAFQHSQGRNVEVEVTYLVSRVSIRVRDDGIGIDADILTKGRKGHWGLSGMRERAQKIAARLDIWSQAGSGTEIELTIPSTVAYPHDKRRSLRQRLYDMFIRFQRSRS from the coding sequence ATGGCCACAGGTGGCGTATTCTCTGTTCACATCGGTCTTGCGGGAGTTAAGATGCGCTGCGAGTCTCACAGGCGAGAAAAGCGTTTACAGGCGATGTGCTGCGGGCTGGCAGCAGGACTTGCGTGTGCTTGCATTGGCCCTAGCGCTGTTGGCTTGGAACCAAGCCATAGACTCACCCAATATGGGCATATGGTTTGGAGGATCCAAGACGGCGTATTCAGCGGTGCTCCCAGCGCATTTGCGCAGACTGCGGACGGTTATATCTGGATAGGTACGCAATCAGGACTACTACGATTCGATGGCGTCAACTTCACTCCGTTCCGTCCATCACCCAAAGAAAGACTTCGCTCGCCGAATATCAGCTCGCTTCTGGCTGCAAGGGACGGCAGTCTATGGATTGGAACCTCGGCCTATCTGGCCCACTTCAAAGACGGGGACCTGACTAACTATCTGGACGTGATAGGCGAGGTGAGTCAGATTAGCGAGAGTCGCAAAGGCGACATATGGTTTTCACGTCGAAAGACGCCTGATGGTGCCGGGGCTCTTTGCAGAGTCGCGGGGGCAAGAATCGCCTGCTACGGTAACGTCGAGGGTATCCCGTATAAATTAGCGGGGCCTTTACTTGAAGGCGATGAGGACGATTGGTGGATAGCAGCTGCAAGCGAAGTCGCCCATTGGAATAGAGGATCGTCTACGATTTACGCACCTGCTGGCTTGAAAGCCAACCATCAGCTGGATGGATTTACCGCGCTTGCCAAGAATGCAGATGGCTCTGTGTGGGCCGGGATGGAGTTTTCTGGTAAAGGACTTGGTCTCCAGCGCTTCTCGGGAGGTAAGTGGAACCCGATATTGATTTCTGGATTTGACAGCAGCAGCCTCGCGGTGACTGCTCTGCTATTCGATCGGGATCATTCTCTTTGGATCGGCACGAAAGATAAAGGGATATACAGACTTAACGGTGCTTCCCTCGATCATTTTGGTTCATCGGATGGTCTATCGAGCGACACCGTGCATAGTCTTTTCGAAGATCAGGAGGGAAATATTTGGATTGCCACCTCCAAGGGGATCGATAAATTTCGAGACTTTAAAGTTGTTACTTATTCAAAGGCTGAAGGGTTGAGGGCAGATCAGGTAGATGCGGTTCTCGCGTCGGGTGACGGTACGATCTGGATGTCAGATGGGACACTTGAGTCCATTCGAGGAAGGACAGTCACGTCGATGGGCCCACGTGATGGACTTCCAGGACGCGACGTCACCTCACTCCTCGAAGACCGGTTTGGGAAGCTTTGGATTGGGGTCGATGACAAACTCTTCGTGCGTGAAGAAGGTAAATTTCAACAGATCACGGACACCAACGGTGGCCCAGTAGGGGCAGTCGAAAAGCTTGCCAATGGGCTGAACGGAACGGTATGGGCAAGATCAGTAAAACTTCCACATAGACTTCTCCACATCGTCAATGGCAAAGTCATAGAAGAGGTGGAAGCCCCAGATGGAATGCGCCAAAGAGCATTCGCCCCCGAACCCGATGGGGAACTACTTGTGGGCCTTGAGAGCGGTGACCTTGCGGAGTATCAGGCGCGTCAATGGAAGGTGATACCTCTGCACCGGATCAAAGCCACTTGGCACGTTGTCCAATTCGCAACAGCTGCTGATGGGGGAATTTTAGGTGCGACCTCCTCCGGAGTGCTTGGCTGGAAACGGGGGCGCGCTCAAGATCTCAATGCGGATAACGATCTCCCGTGCAACCGGGTATATTCTCTTATCTTTGACAGTCAAAAAACACTTTGGCTCTATGCGTCATGCGGACTCTTGTCGATTTCAGATAGTGAATTGGCTCGCTGGTGGCAGGATCCGAAGGCGAAGCTTAAGTATCGTATCTTCAATGTCCTTGATGGGGCTCAACCCGCGCCACCGTCCTATCAGCCGCAAACATCGATGTCACCTGACGGGAAACTATGGTTCGCCAATGGTTCTGTGCTGCAACAAATTGATCCCCTCCATCTCCCAGCAAACAACATATTGCCGCCCGTGCATATCGAGGAGATCGTCGCGGATACGAGGGAATACCCTCTCCAAAACAACTTAGCATTGCCAGCTTTGACGCGCGAACTGCAAATCAACTACACGGCGCTCAGCTTCGCCATTCCTCAGCGGGTGCAGTTTCGTTACAAACTTGATGGGCTGGAGAACGAATGGCAAAATGTGGGGACTCGGCGCCAGGCTTTCTTCACCAATCTGCGGCCAGGTACTTACCGGTTTCATGTCATCGCCTGCAATGATGATGGCCTATGGAACAGCGTTGGCGATACGATTGGCTTCACGATCGCTCCTGCTTACTATCAGACACGGTGGTTCGCATTGATGTGTGTAGCAGCATCTGGAGCGATCTTGTGGGCGTTATATCTAATGCGTCTCAAGCAAGCCACCTATCAACTTCAGGAACGGCTGAACGCGCGCATGGAAGAGCGAGAACGAATTGCTCGGGAACTTCATGACACTCTTCTGCAGGGATTCCAAGGCTTGATGCTCCGCTTCCAAGCCGTGGTGAAGATGCTGCCGATTGAAGCAGTTGCTCGGCAGACCATGGAGCAGGTGCTAGATAGAGCCGACGAGGTCCTTCTCGAAGGACGACAAAGCGTCAGGGACTTGAGGGAGGAAGGGACATCCGCGACAGAGATGTGTGAGGCTTTGCGACAGTGTGGAGAAGAATTGGCTCAGAATCATACCGCCAGTTTTAGCCTCATGATCGTGGGGGAACCGAAGGCTATGGCAACTGTGGTGTTCAATGAATCGTACCGGATCGCACGGGAGGCCCTAGTCAATGCTTTCCAGCACTCTCAAGGGCGGAACGTGGAGGTCGAAGTGACATATCTGGTATCACGAGTCTCCATACGAGTTCGGGACGACGGTATAGGCATCGACGCTGACATTTTGACCAAAGGGCGTAAGGGCCACTGGGGACTATCCGGGATGCGCGAAAGAGCGCAGAAGATTGCCGCCAGACTTGATATTTGGAGTCAGGCTGGTTCTGGCACCGAAATCGAGCTCACAATTCCATCTACGGTCGCTTATCCCCACGACAAGAGACGGTCCCTGCGGCAACGTCTCTACGACATGTTCATTCGATTTCAAAGGAGCCGATCATGA
- a CDS encoding HD domain-containing protein: MFRLPKTIISIPKPAIEFQCVQSGVPDSQLTREATGILREFSTPLLFNHSHRVFFWANELGRQTGEKFDSEILFVSAAFHDLGLLKQFSSESDRFEVDGANAVRQFLDQHGVPAATIQTAWDAIALHTTPGIAAYKPLEVELLYNGVGLDVLGIGYETFPETLRKSVVAEYPRVNFKQQIAEAFLGGFGHKTKTTEGTCNEDICCHFLRNYKRSNFYEQIQNSSFPNS; the protein is encoded by the coding sequence ATGTTTAGGCTCCCAAAGACAATCATTTCAATCCCTAAGCCAGCCATAGAATTCCAGTGCGTTCAGTCTGGCGTTCCTGACAGTCAATTGACACGCGAGGCCACCGGCATCCTGCGCGAATTCAGCACACCACTTCTCTTCAACCATTCCCACCGTGTTTTTTTTTGGGCCAACGAGCTTGGCAGACAGACCGGCGAGAAATTCGACTCGGAAATACTGTTTGTCTCGGCTGCATTCCACGATCTTGGGTTGCTCAAGCAGTTCAGCAGCGAAAGTGACCGTTTCGAAGTAGACGGCGCAAACGCCGTTCGACAGTTTCTCGATCAGCATGGCGTTCCTGCGGCCACGATCCAGACAGCATGGGATGCAATCGCACTCCACACCACGCCAGGCATAGCCGCGTACAAGCCATTGGAAGTGGAACTCCTTTACAACGGCGTGGGCCTGGATGTTCTCGGCATCGGATATGAGACTTTTCCGGAGACTCTCCGAAAGAGTGTCGTTGCCGAATATCCCCGCGTCAATTTTAAACAGCAAATAGCAGAAGCCTTTCTGGGGGGATTCGGACATAAGACCAAGACAACTGAGGGAACCTGCAACGAGGATATCTGCTGCCACTTCCTTCGCAACTACAAGCGGAGCAACTTCTATGAGCAGATTCAGAATTCGTCTTTTCCGAATTCCTGA
- a CDS encoding response regulator yields the protein MTKKIRVLTVDDHPLLREGIAAVLEGEDDFELVAEATSGQEAVDYFRIHCPDVTLMDLQMPGMNGIDAMLTIRREFSNARFIVLTTYQGDVQALRALKAGAAGYLLKSMMRKELLDTIRIVHSGRRRIPPEIAAELADHVTDDALSDREVDVLRRVATGNSNKIIASQLNVSEATVKGHMKSILSKLGANDRTHAVTIAMKRGFLDC from the coding sequence ATGACGAAAAAGATCAGAGTCTTGACCGTAGACGATCACCCTTTATTGCGTGAGGGGATAGCAGCGGTACTGGAAGGTGAGGATGATTTCGAGTTGGTGGCCGAAGCGACCAGTGGCCAGGAGGCCGTCGACTATTTCCGGATCCATTGTCCCGATGTAACCCTCATGGATCTGCAGATGCCCGGTATGAACGGTATTGATGCAATGTTGACAATCAGAAGGGAATTTTCAAACGCCCGTTTCATTGTTCTGACGACGTATCAGGGAGATGTTCAAGCCTTACGTGCATTGAAAGCGGGTGCTGCAGGCTATCTTCTCAAGAGCATGATGCGGAAGGAACTGCTCGACACGATCCGGATCGTCCATTCCGGCAGACGACGTATTCCGCCTGAAATCGCGGCAGAACTCGCCGACCACGTCACTGATGATGCGCTCAGTGATAGAGAAGTGGATGTCTTAAGGCGTGTGGCGACAGGCAATTCCAACAAGATCATTGCGTCCCAACTGAACGTGTCCGAAGCCACCGTGAAGGGACACATGAAGAGTATTCTCTCGAAACTCGGCGCGAACGATCGAACGCACGCTGTCACAATCGCAATGAAGCGTGGGTTTCTTGATTGCTAG
- a CDS encoding DUF302 domain-containing protein, with protein MARIDHADEAAMADLTMPATELLIFGNPSSGTPLMVASPTAGIDLRRSCALGRTQW; from the coding sequence ATGGCTCGAATCGATCACGCAGACGAGGCTGCGATGGCTGACCTGACGATGCCGGCAACAGAGTTGCTCATCTTCGGAAATCCAAGTTCGGGAACGCCTCTGATGGTGGCCTCGCCCACAGCGGGAATCGATCTGCGAAGAAGTTGTGCGTTAGGACGGACGCAGTGGTAG
- a CDS encoding response regulator transcription factor gives MQILERNSDIRIESGDYRNRSHSFAFDSRRHEAPCDVIYLIDEDPQIRVKIATYFAALGTKVAAFTSGSDYLNFVGQESAACLVLNTHLPDMSGFELQRRLAPKGNPPVIFISDHKDIASTVRAMKDGAIEFLIKPVDLEALVAAVQEALIHDRKQRRRRAENAELRERFSLLTPREREVLPLVVGGLLNKQAAFVLGISEVTLQIHRSQIMRKTRAESLAELVRMTIKLRIPHWSEQQFRDDVRRKVTSFDMRNASEALPGNAF, from the coding sequence ATGCAAATCCTCGAACGCAACTCTGATATAAGAATCGAATCCGGCGACTATCGTAATCGTTCCCACTCTTTTGCGTTTGATTCTCGGCGCCATGAAGCGCCCTGCGACGTCATTTATCTCATCGATGAAGATCCGCAAATCAGGGTGAAGATTGCCACATACTTTGCGGCCCTTGGTACAAAGGTCGCCGCCTTCACGTCCGGCTCCGATTACCTTAACTTCGTTGGTCAGGAATCGGCCGCCTGTCTGGTCCTTAACACCCACCTGCCCGACATGAGCGGCTTTGAGTTGCAGCGCCGCCTCGCTCCGAAAGGAAATCCACCAGTTATCTTCATCAGCGACCACAAGGACATCGCATCCACCGTTAGGGCGATGAAAGACGGTGCAATCGAATTCCTCATTAAACCTGTCGATCTCGAAGCGCTGGTTGCCGCAGTCCAGGAAGCGCTTATCCACGACCGCAAGCAACGCCGCAGGCGAGCCGAGAATGCGGAACTACGAGAGCGTTTCTCTTTGTTGACTCCCCGAGAGCGCGAGGTGCTGCCCCTCGTCGTGGGAGGTCTTCTTAACAAACAGGCCGCATTTGTCCTGGGCATCTCTGAAGTCACGTTACAAATTCACCGCAGTCAGATCATGCGGAAGACCCGAGCAGAGTCACTCGCTGAGTTGGTTCGCATGACTATCAAGCTCCGAATACCTCATTGGTCCGAACAGCAGTTTCGCGACGATGTTCGGCGGAAGGTAACCTCATTCGACATGCGGAATGCTTCGGAAGCCCTTCCAGGAAATGCATTCTGA
- a CDS encoding alpha/beta fold hydrolase encodes MLNKDDKATQTIATSRLQPPIAKTEVSRRGVLLGGAATFALMALPADASAGLSALSTEPLAPKPQPANSKVHTKQGGKAMDRITTKDGTQIYFKDWGTGKPVVFSHGWPLSADAWDAQMLFLGQKGYRVIAHDRRGHGRSGQSWAGNNLDTYADDLAELIEALDLKDVTLVGHSTGGGEVTRYVSRHGNKRLAKLVLVGAIPPVMLKSDKNPGGLPISVFDAMRASVVGDRSQMMKDLSVPFYGYNKPDAKVSQGVRDSFWLQAMQASVVGTYDCIKAFSETDLTEDLKQIEVPTLILHGDQDQIVPIADSALLSSKIIKNATLKIYPGAPHGMTVTQADEVNADLLAFLKA; translated from the coding sequence GTGCTCAACAAAGACGACAAAGCAACCCAGACAATCGCGACCAGTCGCCTACAGCCCCCGATTGCAAAGACGGAAGTGTCGCGGCGTGGCGTGCTTCTCGGTGGGGCGGCAACATTTGCGCTTATGGCGCTTCCCGCTGATGCCAGTGCAGGCCTGTCAGCGCTATCGACGGAGCCGCTTGCTCCGAAACCTCAACCTGCGAACTCCAAAGTTCACACAAAACAAGGAGGAAAGGCTATGGACAGGATTACGACGAAGGATGGAACGCAGATTTACTTCAAAGACTGGGGTACCGGCAAGCCTGTTGTGTTCTCACACGGGTGGCCTCTCAGCGCAGACGCATGGGATGCACAGATGCTTTTTCTGGGACAGAAAGGGTATCGCGTCATCGCCCATGATCGCCGGGGTCATGGGCGGTCAGGACAGTCTTGGGCTGGGAACAACCTAGACACGTACGCCGATGATCTTGCGGAGTTGATTGAAGCTCTCGACCTCAAGGATGTCACTCTCGTGGGACACTCGACGGGCGGCGGTGAGGTGACGCGCTATGTCAGTCGGCACGGCAACAAACGACTCGCAAAGCTTGTGCTCGTCGGGGCCATTCCCCCGGTTATGCTGAAGTCCGACAAAAACCCTGGTGGCTTGCCCATCTCAGTCTTCGATGCGATGCGAGCCAGCGTTGTCGGAGACCGCTCGCAGATGATGAAGGACCTGAGCGTGCCCTTCTACGGGTACAACAAGCCGGATGCAAAGGTCTCTCAAGGCGTTCGTGATTCTTTTTGGCTGCAGGCCATGCAGGCCTCTGTCGTTGGAACATACGATTGCATTAAGGCCTTTTCTGAGACGGATCTGACAGAAGATCTCAAGCAGATCGAAGTGCCAACACTGATCTTGCATGGTGATCAAGACCAGATCGTTCCGATCGCAGATTCTGCTCTACTCAGCTCAAAGATCATCAAGAATGCAACCTTGAAGATTTACCCGGGCGCTCCCCACGGCATGACCGTAACCCAAGCAGATGAAGTCAACGCTGATCTGTTGGCGTTCTTGAAGGCTTGA
- a CDS encoding DUF417 family protein — protein sequence MDRVAMGMLRVALVLVLVWIGGLKFADYEADSIVPLVSNSPVMRFLYRHPGEYRTHMNKEGELNLQHREWHRQNGTYTFSHALGVVIVGIGLLIALYPFRPSISAIGSGLLIVMACTTLSFLITTPEAWVPPLGDGNHGFPYLSGVGRLIVKDFIMLAAAVLTLADAAKTALARRARTEW from the coding sequence ATGGACCGAGTTGCAATGGGAATGCTACGTGTGGCTTTGGTCCTCGTGCTTGTCTGGATTGGCGGTCTGAAGTTCGCGGACTATGAGGCGGATAGCATCGTTCCCCTCGTCTCCAATAGCCCTGTTATGAGGTTTCTCTATAGACACCCTGGAGAATACCGAACCCACATGAATAAGGAAGGCGAGTTAAACCTTCAACATCGCGAATGGCACCGACAGAACGGTACCTACACGTTCTCCCACGCCTTAGGAGTCGTCATCGTAGGGATCGGGCTGTTGATCGCACTCTATCCGTTTCGTCCCTCAATCTCGGCAATAGGCAGCGGACTACTCATTGTGATGGCCTGTACGACACTTTCTTTTCTCATCACCACTCCCGAGGCCTGGGTGCCGCCGCTCGGGGATGGCAATCACGGCTTCCCATATCTCTCGGGGGTCGGTCGATTGATCGTAAAGGATTTCATTATGTTGGCCGCGGCGGTCCTCACGTTAGCAGATGCAGCCAAGACTGCACTTGCCCGCCGAGCTCGCACGGAGTGGTGA
- a CDS encoding Dps family protein: protein MSDRHELTRKQQAPLLNRSDIDSGSTEDISYALNTLLADVFCLYLKTKNFHWHMSGPHFRDYHLMLDDHADQISALTDEIAERVRKIGGTTIRSIGDIARLQRLHDNDADYVTPGDMLSELHEDEKALTLSMRAVRGLCDDSGDFATASLLENWIDQSQRRGWFLFESTRG from the coding sequence ATGTCCGACAGACACGAACTCACGCGAAAACAGCAAGCGCCGCTCCTCAACCGGTCGGATATCGACTCGGGCTCAACCGAAGATATCAGTTACGCACTCAATACCTTGCTCGCCGATGTTTTCTGCCTGTATCTCAAGACAAAGAACTTTCATTGGCATATGAGCGGCCCCCATTTTCGCGACTACCATTTGATGTTGGACGATCACGCAGATCAGATTTCCGCTTTGACGGATGAAATTGCAGAACGCGTGCGCAAGATCGGGGGAACGACGATTCGTTCTATCGGGGATATCGCTCGGCTGCAACGTCTCCATGACAATGACGCCGACTACGTTACACCAGGTGACATGCTGAGTGAATTGCATGAGGACGAAAAAGCTCTCACGCTCAGTATGCGCGCTGTGCGTGGGTTGTGTGATGATTCGGGTGACTTTGCGACTGCGAGCTTGCTCGAGAACTGGATTGACCAATCACAGCGCCGCGGGTGGTTCCTCTTTGAGTCAACGCGTGGCTAG
- a CDS encoding SDR family oxidoreductase has protein sequence MAGKLDGKTALVTGGSSGIGLATAKQFIIEGAFVYITGRRQAELDSAAAVLGDHAKAVRADASNLSDLDSLYSQIKQEKGQLDVLFVNAGGGSFASIGQITEEQFDQTFNTNVKGLLFTVQKALPLIPEGGAIVLNGSMVSVKGDPNFSVYSATKAAVRSFARGWTNDLKDRKIRVNVVSPGPIDTPGLRGLAANEEQRKALYAHLASGVPLGRVGEPEEIAKAAVFLASADASYIAGVELFVDGGAVAV, from the coding sequence ATGGCAGGAAAACTGGACGGCAAGACAGCACTTGTAACGGGCGGCAGCTCAGGCATCGGACTGGCAACAGCGAAGCAGTTCATCATTGAAGGCGCGTTCGTTTACATAACCGGACGGCGTCAGGCAGAATTGGACTCAGCCGCAGCCGTTTTGGGCGACCATGCGAAGGCCGTTCGTGCCGACGCTTCGAACCTTTCGGATCTCGATTCTCTGTACTCACAAATCAAGCAGGAGAAGGGCCAACTGGACGTGTTGTTTGTAAACGCTGGTGGTGGCAGCTTCGCTTCCATAGGGCAGATCACAGAGGAGCAATTTGACCAAACGTTCAACACGAACGTGAAAGGACTTCTCTTCACCGTGCAGAAGGCGCTGCCACTGATTCCCGAAGGCGGTGCGATCGTTTTGAACGGTTCGATGGTTTCCGTCAAGGGCGATCCAAACTTCAGCGTCTATTCAGCGACTAAAGCTGCTGTTCGATCGTTTGCTCGTGGTTGGACGAACGATCTCAAGGATCGAAAGATCCGCGTCAACGTTGTCAGCCCGGGCCCCATCGATACCCCAGGGCTGAGGGGGCTGGCGGCGAACGAGGAGCAAAGGAAGGCTTTGTATGCTCATTTAGCTTCGGGTGTACCGCTCGGTCGAGTTGGAGAGCCGGAGGAGATTGCCAAGGCGGCCGTATTCCTCGCCTCCGCCGACGCCAGCTATATCGCCGGTGTTGAACTCTTCGTGGACGGTGGCGCAGTCGCTGTTTAG
- a CDS encoding cysteine hydrolase has product MTEELSNTSRRRFLTVAGASTAATLIPTRQIAGKDFFVETDVASTLPEKTPMSLRHHDTALVFIDPQNDVLSESGKAWGVVRESLKENNTIRNMERLFKAAKAHGYEVFISPHYFFPEDKGWEFNGPLEADEVKTDLFARKGRLTLDGLKGSGADWLERFKPYIEDGKTIVVSPHRVWGPQTNDLILQLRKRRISRIILGGMLANMCVESHLRELVEQGFEVAVVKDATAGPRHPQWGDGYQAAMINYAFIAHAVLTTDETVKAMERL; this is encoded by the coding sequence ATGACTGAGGAATTATCGAATACATCACGCCGCCGCTTTCTCACCGTCGCGGGTGCGTCCACTGCTGCAACTCTGATACCCACGCGCCAGATCGCCGGAAAGGATTTTTTTGTCGAAACGGATGTTGCGTCTACTCTCCCCGAAAAGACTCCGATGAGCCTGCGCCATCACGATACGGCACTGGTCTTTATCGACCCGCAGAATGACGTTTTGAGTGAGTCGGGAAAGGCGTGGGGAGTTGTCCGCGAGAGTCTTAAGGAGAACAATACGATTCGAAACATGGAGCGCCTTTTCAAGGCGGCGAAGGCCCACGGCTATGAGGTTTTCATCTCCCCTCACTACTTCTTTCCCGAAGACAAGGGTTGGGAGTTCAATGGACCGCTGGAAGCGGATGAAGTCAAGACTGATCTCTTCGCCCGGAAAGGACGGTTGACACTCGATGGTCTGAAGGGTTCCGGCGCAGACTGGTTGGAGCGTTTCAAACCCTATATCGAAGATGGCAAGACCATCGTCGTTTCGCCCCACCGCGTATGGGGCCCGCAGACAAATGACCTCATTCTTCAACTGCGCAAGAGACGCATCAGCAGAATCATTCTCGGCGGGATGCTGGCAAACATGTGTGTCGAGTCCCACCTGCGTGAACTTGTGGAACAAGGCTTTGAAGTGGCAGTGGTAAAGGACGCAACCGCCGGTCCGCGTCATCCTCAATGGGGGGATGGATATCAGGCAGCGATGATTAACTACGCATTCATTGCGCACGCCGTCCTGACGACGGATGAGACCGTCAAGGCGATGGAACGCTTATAA